The genomic interval GGTATGAAGGTGTTGAGGGCTGGGTAATGCGGTTGTTTATCGATGAAGGAGAAGGGGCTTCGGCGTTGAAGGATAAACTCACTGCGATGCATCAAGTGTCTGACGGCGCTACTGCTTCTGAGGATTTGCAGTTGGCTGCAGAACGGGCAGGAAAAGACTTTTTGGTAACAGATTTTGGTATAAATCCGCCTAATTCTGCAGGCGGCATCTCTCTCTATTATGCCTTTGAACACCTCGATTCAACGCGGGCCGTACGGGAGGTGACCTTTTCTATTACACCTTACGACGAAGATGGCTTAAAGGCGCGCGGCCTGAATTCTGGTACATCAACGAAGCGCTTGCGCAGGTTTGGGCCTATCTCTGTACACGACGGGAAAAAAGAGTACCAGTTCGATAATGTATGGTACAATGGCAATATTGCTTGCGCAGAAATCAACCGCATCGACATCGTATACACGGATGGCTCGCGCGCATCACATCGGCAGGAAGTTGGGCACGTGCTGTCGGGCAAAATTAAAAATAACTGTACCCTGACAACCGCGGAGTCATTGGAGGCCGGTCACGAATAAGGGTCAATAAATGCGTTTTTAAATAGCATTGCCGGCACATCGGACTGAGATCTCAGACTGCAATTTTAGGCTAGGCCTCGTCAGGATCTCCCTTGAAAGCGTTTAGATCAATCTCCAGGTAGGATAAGAGCAGGTCAAGCGCCCACGTCTGATTCTCATTGCCGGACCATTCGTACCCTTTGATAACTTCATCTGCTACAGTTTCCCAGTCCACCGTCCAATCTTTATATACGTGAAAGGAGAACTGGTCTGTGTCCGTCTCAAAATAAAGGGCGCCTTCTTCTGGGTCATAAATTGAGTCAGCGCCATCATCTTCCCGCGCCATTTCAGCAGCCAGCACGATAAGCGGCACCTTGAAGTCATAGACCATTTTGTGAACGCGTTTGGCTTCGCTGTTCAGGTAGTTTGCCAGGACTACACAGCCATGACTGCTTGAGATCGCAATTTTTGCTGCATCCCGTGTTGTTTCTTCAGCTTCTATCAGATCCAGGGCGGCTACAACAATTGGCCATACAGCGATAGGTTCACTTCCTGTGAGCGTGCCTTCCTTTCGAGGAGGGGTGACGGTAATACTATCGAGGTTCATTGTACTTGTTAGGGTGTTGTCAAGCGTCTTGGGTCAAAGGTTTCTGCAAAAGACAAAAGTCGGTTATTGCTGCACACTCATAATCGTTACAAATATTGGATAACGGAGAAGATTGTACAGACGCGTCTTTGAGCAGGTTACGCGTGGTTCTGTCGCTGGAGTTCGTATTGTTTCTCCAGTTCCAGGGCTTTTTCGATTAAGGTTTGTTTAAGTGGCACCAGGGTGTCATGTTGTTCAATGTATCTATCCATTGCCTCTTCAAGAGACGATTCGCGGGTGACAACAGTACGTCGTTGTCGCTCCTCGGGTACAACAATACGTTCTATGGATGCGATATTATTGGCCGCACCCAGTGCAGTTCTGATTTGCTGGCCGTCGATATCGGTTGCAGCATTTTCCTTTACCTGGTAACGAACGCGCACCACAGCATCGTGTACTTGCCCAAGGGAACAATGAGCTCC from Bacteroidota bacterium carries:
- a CDS encoding SH3 domain-containing protein translates to MMRRYLFANTVARCAFLVLLFATVSGLFTSAALAQAPELEKLQQKRDSLETVRDALQEQLNVVHAVLAETEALVQLHQSADVVAESVVLITNMEASLRSRPSPDGRVVRLLPASTPLIAIDYDGAYWKVRYEGVEGWVMRLFIDEGEGASALKDKLTAMHQVSDGATASEDLQLAAERAGKDFLVTDFGINPPNSAGGISLYYAFEHLDSTRAVREVTFSITPYDEDGLKARGLNSGTSTKRLRRFGPISVHDGKKEYQFDNVWYNGNIACAEINRIDIVYTDGSRASHRQEVGHVLSGKIKNNCTLTTAESLEAGHE